In Buchnera aphidicola (Kaburagia rhusicola ensigallis), the following are encoded in one genomic region:
- the pyrI gene encoding aspartate carbamoyltransferase regulatory subunit — translation MNQIKKLKVEAINCGSVIDHIPAQIGFKLLTLFRFTEIEQRITIGLNLPSRKLIKKDLIKIENIFLTDHQINQLSIYAPHATVNYINKYKLVEKIFPIVPSSIDKILVCPNSNCVSNDIEIASSFTFKKNNDMYLICKYCEKEFQKNIILKNPCK, via the coding sequence ATGAATCAAATTAAAAAATTAAAAGTAGAAGCTATTAATTGCGGTAGTGTGATTGATCATATTCCAGCTCAAATTGGATTTAAATTACTTACGTTATTTAGATTTACAGAAATAGAACAAAGAATTACTATAGGATTAAATTTACCTTCAAGAAAATTAATAAAAAAAGATTTAATAAAAATAGAAAACATATTTTTAACAGATCATCAAATAAATCAATTATCCATTTATGCTCCACATGCTACAGTAAACTATATTAACAAATATAAACTGGTAGAAAAAATTTTTCCTATTGTACCTAGCAGTATAGATAAAATATTAGTATGTCCAAATAGTAATTGTGTTAGTAATGATATAGAAATTGCTTCTAGTTTTACGTTTAAAAAAAATAATGATATGTATTTAATATGCAAATATTGCGAAAAAGAATTTCAAAAAAACATTATTTTAAAAAATCCATGCAAATAA
- a CDS encoding DEAD/DEAH box helicase: MYTYKTTFSKLGLNSSILNALNDMGYIDPSPIQSACIPYLLQGKDVLGMAQTGSGKTAAFALPLLNNVKLNLKYPQILVLTPTRELAVQVAKAFSNFSKNLIGIHVLALYGGQRYDVQLKILRQGPQIVVGTPGRLLDHLKRGTLNLSNLSGLVLDEADEMLRMGFIEDVETIMTKIPDKHQTALFSATMPDVIRRISKRFMHNPKEIKIQSNTITRPDIHQSFWIVYGKKTDALVRFLEAEDFSATIIFVRTKNATLEVSEALERNGYSSAALNGDMNQSLREQTLEKLKDGRLDILIATDVAARGLDVDRISLVINYDIPMDAESYIHRIGRTGRAGRKGKALLFVENRERRLLRNIERIMQLTMREVTLPKIELLSKRRLEKFSKKVQSQLESEDLNQYRDLLSKLQLTEKLDIELLAAALLKMAQGERPLIIKPDLVRSNRHVNVRDTHRFHDKINNVRPRRDSKDGKNMDLYRVEIGRNDGVEVRHIVGAIANEGNISSKNIGNIRLFSTYSTVELPIGLSKNLSKLFINTKVLNKPINIRLLYNSNFKNSYRFNNHKKNYNNERLNFKKTMEIKRNIKSTRKEGNTLTSYRRKHV, encoded by the coding sequence ATTTACACTTATAAAACAACATTTTCCAAGTTAGGTTTGAATTCGTCTATTTTAAATGCATTAAATGATATGGGATATATAGATCCCTCACCTATTCAGTCTGCATGCATTCCTTATCTTTTACAGGGCAAAGACGTCTTAGGAATGGCACAAACAGGCAGTGGAAAAACTGCTGCATTTGCATTACCTTTATTAAATAATGTAAAGTTAAATTTAAAATATCCACAAATTTTAGTTTTAACACCTACTCGCGAATTAGCAGTACAAGTTGCTAAAGCATTTTCGAATTTTTCAAAAAATTTAATCGGAATACATGTATTAGCATTGTACGGTGGTCAAAGATACGATGTACAGTTAAAAATTTTACGTCAAGGACCTCAAATTGTTGTAGGAACTCCAGGACGTTTACTTGATCATTTAAAAAGAGGAACATTAAATTTATCTAATTTAAGTGGTTTGGTATTAGACGAAGCTGATGAAATGTTAAGAATGGGGTTTATAGAAGATGTAGAAACGATTATGACTAAAATTCCAGATAAGCATCAAACAGCTTTGTTTTCCGCAACCATGCCAGATGTTATTCGAAGAATTTCTAAAAGATTTATGCATAATCCAAAAGAAATAAAAATTCAGTCTAACACTATTACACGCCCTGATATACACCAAAGTTTTTGGATAGTTTATGGAAAAAAAACTGATGCATTAGTTCGCTTTTTAGAAGCAGAAGACTTTTCCGCTACTATTATATTTGTGCGTACTAAAAATGCAACATTAGAAGTATCTGAGGCTTTAGAACGCAATGGTTATAGTAGTGCTGCATTGAATGGTGATATGAATCAATCACTGCGAGAACAAACATTAGAGAAATTGAAAGACGGAAGATTAGATATATTAATTGCTACAGATGTTGCTGCGCGTGGTTTAGATGTTGATCGCATTAGCTTAGTGATTAATTACGATATTCCTATGGATGCAGAATCATATATCCATCGAATTGGTCGTACAGGTCGTGCAGGAAGAAAAGGAAAAGCATTATTGTTTGTTGAAAATCGCGAACGACGTTTATTAAGAAATATTGAACGTATAATGCAACTCACTATGAGAGAAGTTACATTACCAAAAATCGAATTATTAAGTAAACGACGATTAGAAAAATTTTCTAAAAAAGTTCAATCACAATTAGAAAGTGAAGATTTAAATCAGTATCGTGATCTATTGTCTAAATTACAACTTACAGAAAAGTTAGATATAGAACTATTAGCAGCAGCATTGTTAAAAATGGCGCAGGGAGAACGTCCTTTGATCATAAAACCAGATTTAGTACGTTCTAATCGACATGTAAACGTAAGGGATACTCATCGATTTCATGACAAAATAAATAATGTTCGTCCTCGACGTGATAGTAAAGACGGTAAAAATATGGATTTATATCGTGTTGAAATAGGTCGTAACGATGGTGTAGAAGTTCGCCATATAGTCGGAGCTATTGCTAATGAAGGAAATATTAGTAGTAAAAACATTGGAAATATTAGATTGTTTTCAACATACTCTACTGTTGAGTTACCAATAGGATTATCTAAAAACTTATCAAAATTGTTTATTAATACTAAAGTACTTAATAAACCAATCAATATAAGATTACTATATAATTCAAATTTTAAAAATAGTTATCGATTCAATAATCATAAAAAAAATTATAATAATGAACGTTTAAATTTTAAAAAAACGATGGAAATAAAACGAAATATTAAAAGTACTCGCAAAGAAGGTAATACTTTAACTTCTTATCGTCGCAAACACGTTTAA
- a CDS encoding valine--tRNA ligase: MKKSFNPFEIERTLYDFWEKNGYFKPNLECDKPNFCIILPPPNITGNLHIGHAFQYTIMDILIRYHRMQGKNTFCQVGTDHAGIATQIILEKKILLEEKKTIRELGKDNFIKKAWQWKEESVKRITNQMRRLGISVDWTKIRFTLDSEISNAVRKAFIILYNQKLIYKRKKIVNWDPMLKTVVSDLEVQNRDCIGKMWYIKYTLVNDDLCCIDKTCNQFLIIATTRPETLFGDTAIAVNPNDVRYKKLIGKKVLVPLINRVIPVIGDHFVQMEKGTGCMKITPAHDFNDFEIGVRHNLPMINILTLDGNISHIAQEYNVNGLPSYFYSEEIPFKFHNMNRFLARKEIINELMIHKKLEKVEVQNLTIPYGDRSDTVLEPLLTDQWYLNVAELAKQASQAVANGDITFISKQYENMYFSWMSNIQDWCISRQLWWGHQVPVWYDEKNNIYVGNDENDVRKVYKLPDNIELKQDSDVLDTWFSSGLWVFSSLGWPEDTSFLKHFYPTNVIVSGFDIIFFWIARMIMLSMHFIKDSNGKPKIPFKEIYITGLICDESGQKMSKSKGNVIDPLDMIDGITLEKLIQKRTENTLKPNLKISICQKTKQQFPNGVTAVGTDALRFTCAILSSPTRYINWNVDRLYGYRNFCNKLWNASRFVLLNIDKQVIINDKRKMLSIADQWILLKLNIVVKRYRCALDTYRFDIASSILYEFVWKQFCDFYIELVKSFITSCSRFESVGTKHTLFYVLKSILCLAHPIIPFITEEIWQKFRIFLNIEHIKTIMLCQFPRHDVNLKNDVVIKEMKWIKRLMSIIRQSRIDMNLPYQMPISIYFCNVDLETRALIKTYQEYIKKILYLKDIHILTNNQHTLSVLLYSLPGAELLIPILGHFSEAKELKKIKKEISEINLKIKKLKIKLLNKNFLRYAPYAIVNNIKSTLFQYQSRKQQLLLKKSKLL, encoded by the coding sequence ATGAAAAAATCTTTTAATCCTTTTGAAATTGAACGAACATTATATGATTTTTGGGAAAAAAATGGGTATTTTAAACCTAACTTAGAATGTGATAAACCTAATTTTTGTATAATACTACCTCCTCCAAATATAACTGGTAATTTGCATATAGGTCATGCATTTCAATATACAATCATGGATATTTTGATACGATATCATCGTATGCAGGGAAAAAATACTTTTTGTCAAGTGGGCACAGACCATGCTGGCATTGCTACTCAAATTATTCTTGAAAAAAAGATATTATTAGAAGAAAAAAAAACTATTCGAGAGTTAGGAAAGGATAATTTTATAAAAAAAGCATGGCAATGGAAAGAAGAATCTGTAAAAAGAATTACTAATCAAATGCGTCGATTAGGAATTTCTGTAGATTGGACAAAGATCAGATTTACTTTAGATTCCGAGATATCTAATGCAGTGAGAAAAGCATTTATTATTTTATATAATCAAAAATTAATATACAAAAGAAAAAAAATAGTTAACTGGGACCCTATGCTAAAAACAGTAGTATCTGATTTAGAAGTGCAAAATCGTGATTGCATAGGAAAAATGTGGTACATAAAATATACATTAGTCAACGATGATTTGTGTTGTATCGATAAAACTTGTAATCAGTTTTTGATAATTGCTACTACTCGACCTGAAACGTTATTTGGAGATACAGCCATAGCTGTTAATCCTAATGATGTAAGATATAAAAAATTAATAGGAAAGAAAGTGTTAGTTCCATTAATCAATAGAGTAATTCCTGTTATTGGAGATCATTTTGTGCAAATGGAAAAAGGTACCGGTTGTATGAAAATTACTCCTGCTCATGATTTTAATGATTTTGAAATTGGTGTAAGACATAATTTACCTATGATTAATATTTTAACTCTTGATGGAAATATTTCTCATATTGCGCAAGAATATAATGTTAATGGATTACCTTCATATTTTTATAGCGAAGAAATTCCTTTTAAATTTCATAATATGAATAGATTTTTAGCACGAAAAGAAATTATTAATGAATTAATGATACATAAAAAATTAGAAAAAGTGGAAGTACAAAATTTGACTATTCCATATGGAGATAGAAGTGATACTGTTCTCGAACCATTGTTAACTGATCAATGGTATTTAAATGTTGCTGAATTAGCAAAGCAAGCTTCGCAAGCTGTAGCAAATGGAGATATCACATTTATATCAAAACAATATGAAAACATGTATTTTTCTTGGATGAGTAATATACAAGATTGGTGTATTTCTCGGCAATTATGGTGGGGACATCAAGTTCCTGTTTGGTACGATGAAAAAAATAATATATATGTAGGAAACGACGAAAATGATGTAAGAAAAGTATACAAATTACCGGATAATATAGAGTTAAAACAAGATAGTGATGTTTTAGATACATGGTTTTCTTCTGGTTTATGGGTATTTTCATCGTTAGGTTGGCCTGAAGATACTAGTTTTTTAAAACATTTTTATCCAACTAATGTAATCGTAAGTGGGTTTGATATAATTTTTTTTTGGATTGCTCGAATGATCATGCTTAGTATGCATTTTATCAAGGATTCAAATGGAAAACCCAAAATTCCATTTAAAGAAATTTATATTACTGGTTTAATTTGTGATGAAAGTGGTCAAAAAATGTCTAAATCTAAAGGTAATGTCATTGATCCGTTGGATATGATTGATGGAATTACGTTAGAAAAGTTAATTCAAAAAAGAACAGAAAATACATTAAAACCGAATTTAAAAATATCAATATGTCAAAAAACTAAACAACAGTTTCCTAATGGAGTTACGGCAGTAGGTACTGACGCATTGCGTTTTACTTGTGCAATATTGTCTAGTCCAACTCGATATATTAACTGGAATGTTGACCGTCTTTATGGGTATCGTAATTTTTGTAATAAGTTGTGGAATGCTAGTCGTTTTGTTTTATTAAACATTGATAAACAAGTAATAATAAATGATAAAAGAAAGATGTTATCAATCGCTGACCAATGGATTTTGCTAAAATTGAATATTGTAGTTAAAAGATATAGATGTGCGTTAGATACGTATCGGTTTGATATAGCTTCGAGTATATTATATGAATTTGTTTGGAAACAATTTTGCGACTTTTATATAGAATTAGTTAAATCTTTTATTACATCTTGTTCACGTTTTGAATCAGTTGGTACTAAACATACTTTGTTTTATGTGTTAAAATCAATATTATGTTTGGCACATCCTATTATTCCATTTATTACTGAAGAAATTTGGCAAAAATTTCGTATTTTTTTAAACATAGAACATATTAAAACAATTATGTTATGTCAGTTTCCAAGACATGATGTAAATTTAAAAAATGATGTTGTCATAAAAGAAATGAAGTGGATCAAACGTTTGATGTCAATAATTCGTCAAAGTCGAATAGATATGAACTTGCCTTATCAAATGCCAATATCTATATATTTTTGTAATGTTGATTTAGAAACGCGCGCATTAATAAAAACATATCAAGAGTATATAAAGAAAATTTTGTATTTAAAAGATATACATATATTGACTAATAATCAGCATACATTATCTGTTTTGTTGTATTCATTACCTGGAGCAGAACTATTAATTCCTATATTAGGTCATTTTTCTGAAGCAAAAGAGCTTAAAAAAATAAAAAAAGAAATATCTGAAATTAACTTAAAAATAAAAAAATTAAAGATAAAATTGCTTAACAAGAATTTTTTACGATATGCTCCATATGCAATTGTGAACAACATAAAATCTACTTTGTTTCAATATCAATCAAGAAAACAACAATTACTTTTAAAAAAATCTAAATTACTTTAA
- the pnp gene encoding polyribonucleotide nucleotidyltransferase has product MLNPIVRKFQYGQHTVTLETGLIARQATAAVMVSMDDTTVLVTVVGQKKPLLEQKFFPLTVNYQERTYAAGRIPGGFFRREGRPSENEILIARLIDRPIRPLFPKRFFNEIQIIATVISLNPQVNPDIVAMIGASAALSISGLPFSGPIGAARIGYIHNKYILNPNIDQMKYSTLDLIISGTKDSILMVEAEANILSESEIMKAITFGHQQQQIVIHNIFRLMHDVNIPNWENFLCPINDYLRSRVGDLVKDHINNAYDIFDKKERLKKLKEIKSNLTSNLISEHLISDELEIESIFSDFEKDIIRTRILRDELRIDGRKKDTVRKLDIRTGVLPRVHGSALFTRGETQSLVSVTLGTSRDAQNVDELLGDRTENFLFHYNFPPYSVGEIGIVGSPKRREIGHGKLAKRSILAVMPDLETFPYTIRIVSEITESNGSSSMASVCGASLALMDAGVPISEAVAGIAMGLVKEGDKFVILSDILGDEDHLGDMDFKVAGSENGITSLQMDMKIEHVTNKIIKLALYQAKIARLHILSVMKKSLQFPRKDISEFAPRIHTIQINPDKIKDVIGKGGSVIRMLTEETGTTIEIEDNGIIKISAMIQEKAKNAIRRIQEITAEIKVGKVYSGKVTRIVDFGAFVSIGIGKEGLVHISQISSKRIGKVADYLHLDQQVFVKVLEIDRQGRLRLSIKENK; this is encoded by the coding sequence TTGCTAAATCCTATTGTACGTAAATTTCAATATGGTCAACATACTGTAACATTAGAAACAGGTTTAATAGCAAGACAAGCTACTGCAGCTGTTATGGTTAGTATGGATGATACTACAGTACTAGTAACTGTTGTTGGTCAAAAGAAACCGTTATTGGAGCAGAAATTTTTTCCTCTAACGGTTAACTATCAAGAAAGAACATATGCTGCAGGACGTATACCTGGTGGATTTTTTCGTCGTGAAGGTAGGCCAAGTGAAAATGAAATATTAATTGCGCGTTTGATTGATCGTCCAATTCGTCCTCTATTTCCAAAAAGATTTTTTAATGAAATACAGATTATTGCAACAGTTATTTCACTCAATCCCCAAGTTAATCCTGATATAGTTGCAATGATTGGAGCATCTGCGGCGTTAAGTATATCCGGATTGCCATTTTCTGGACCTATCGGGGCTGCTAGAATTGGTTATATACATAATAAATACATATTAAATCCCAATATTGATCAAATGAAATATAGTACGTTAGATTTAATAATATCTGGAACAAAAGATTCAATTTTAATGGTCGAAGCTGAAGCAAATATTTTATCTGAAAGTGAAATAATGAAAGCAATTACTTTTGGGCATCAACAACAACAAATAGTGATTCATAATATCTTTCGTTTAATGCATGATGTTAATATACCGAATTGGGAGAATTTTTTATGTCCTATAAACGATTATTTACGATCTCGAGTTGGTGATCTAGTTAAAGATCATATAAATAATGCATATGATATTTTTGATAAAAAAGAACGGTTAAAAAAATTAAAAGAAATTAAATCTAATTTGACATCTAATTTGATCAGTGAACACTTAATTTCAGATGAATTAGAAATAGAATCAATATTTTCTGACTTCGAAAAAGATATTATTCGAACACGTATTTTACGAGATGAATTAAGGATAGATGGTCGGAAAAAAGATACGGTGCGTAAGTTAGATATCCGAACAGGAGTTCTTCCTAGAGTTCATGGATCGGCATTGTTTACCAGAGGTGAAACGCAATCTTTAGTATCAGTAACTTTGGGAACATCTCGTGACGCACAAAACGTAGACGAATTGTTAGGTGATAGAACGGAAAATTTTTTGTTTCATTATAATTTTCCTCCTTATTCTGTAGGAGAAATAGGTATTGTAGGGTCTCCTAAACGTCGTGAGATAGGGCATGGGAAATTAGCAAAACGTAGCATATTAGCTGTTATGCCAGATTTAGAAACATTTCCTTATACAATACGTATTGTATCTGAAATTACTGAATCTAATGGTTCTTCTTCTATGGCTTCAGTATGTGGAGCTTCTTTAGCTCTTATGGATGCTGGAGTTCCAATATCTGAAGCTGTAGCAGGAATAGCTATGGGATTAGTTAAAGAAGGGGATAAATTTGTAATACTATCTGATATTTTAGGAGATGAAGATCACCTAGGAGATATGGATTTCAAAGTAGCTGGTAGCGAAAATGGCATTACTTCTCTGCAAATGGATATGAAAATTGAACATGTAACCAATAAAATTATAAAATTAGCTTTATATCAAGCTAAGATAGCTCGACTTCATATTTTAAGTGTTATGAAAAAATCTTTACAATTTCCGAGAAAAGATATTTCTGAATTTGCACCTAGAATTCATACTATTCAAATTAATCCTGATAAGATAAAAGATGTAATAGGAAAAGGTGGTTCGGTTATTCGTATGCTAACCGAAGAAACAGGTACTACTATTGAAATTGAAGATAATGGGATTATTAAAATTTCTGCTATGATACAGGAAAAAGCTAAAAATGCTATTCGCAGAATTCAAGAAATTACAGCTGAGATTAAAGTAGGCAAAGTTTATAGTGGTAAAGTAACACGCATTGTTGATTTTGGTGCATTCGTTTCTATTGGAATAGGTAAAGAAGGATTAGTTCATATTTCGCAAATTTCAAGTAAACGAATAGGAAAAGTAGCAGATTATTTACACTTAGATCAACAAGTATTTGTAAAAGTATTAGAGATAGATAGACAAGGCAGATTACGACTAAGCATTAAAGAAAACAAATAA
- the argF gene encoding ornithine carbamoyltransferase, with protein MQTLYNKSCLRLLDFQKCEIEYIINFSSFLKHLKKNDKEVRYLKNKSIVLIFEKESTRTRCAFEVAAFDQGANVTYLGPGNTHLGYKESIKDTARVLSRMYNGIQYRGHNHKTIEILEKYANVPVWNGLTEKFHPTQVLADLLTMKETLSSPSLSQISCAYIGDTKNNIGYTWLEAAARLGLNLRLVSPSEFWPESNFFLQCKLEAQKNNGDIICTENIEEGVKNVNFIYSDVWMSMGEPNKKWKNRILLLKKYQINSKMLHLTKNKKVKILHCLPAFHDNNTIVGKEIIKKNNLKNGIEITNEIFESHANTIFEQSENRLHTIKALMITSLTKNFSY; from the coding sequence ATGCAAACATTATATAATAAAAGCTGTCTTAGATTATTAGACTTCCAAAAATGTGAAATTGAATACATTATTAATTTTTCTAGTTTCTTAAAACATTTAAAAAAAAATGATAAAGAAGTACGTTATTTAAAAAATAAAAGCATTGTATTGATTTTCGAAAAAGAATCAACTAGAACTAGATGCGCATTTGAAGTTGCAGCATTCGATCAAGGAGCTAATGTTACATACTTAGGACCAGGAAATACTCACTTAGGATACAAAGAATCCATAAAAGATACTGCTAGAGTATTAAGTCGTATGTATAATGGTATTCAATATCGCGGACATAATCATAAAACTATAGAAATATTAGAAAAATATGCTAATGTTCCAGTATGGAATGGATTAACAGAAAAATTTCATCCTACACAAGTATTAGCAGATTTGCTAACTATGAAAGAAACTTTATCGTCTCCATCATTGTCTCAAATTAGTTGTGCTTACATTGGTGATACAAAAAATAACATAGGATACACTTGGTTAGAAGCTGCAGCTCGTTTAGGTTTAAATTTACGTTTAGTTTCACCTTCCGAATTTTGGCCAGAATCAAATTTCTTTTTACAATGCAAACTTGAAGCGCAAAAAAATAATGGAGATATAATTTGTACAGAAAATATTGAAGAAGGTGTAAAAAATGTTAATTTTATTTATTCTGATGTTTGGATGTCTATGGGAGAACCAAACAAGAAGTGGAAAAATCGTATTTTATTATTAAAAAAATACCAAATTAACTCCAAAATGTTACATTTAACAAAAAATAAAAAAGTAAAAATTTTACATTGCTTACCAGCTTTTCATGATAATAATACAATCGTAGGAAAAGAAATAATTAAAAAAAATAATTTAAAAAATGGAATAGAAATTACAAATGAAATATTCGAATCACATGCAAATACAATTTTTGAACAATCTGAAAATCGATTACACACTATTAAAGCATTAATGATCACCAGTCTAACAAAAAATTTTTCTTATTAA
- the rpsO gene encoding 30S ribosomal protein S15, whose protein sequence is MSLNIVKKNTFISQFGVHKNDSGRSEVQIALLTNKINCLQKHFSIHKKDYCSRRGLLNMVSHRKKLLHYLKNKNILRYTNIIDQLQLRR, encoded by the coding sequence ATGTCTTTAAACATTGTTAAAAAAAATACATTTATTTCACAATTTGGTGTTCATAAAAACGATAGTGGTCGATCTGAAGTACAAATTGCTTTGTTAACGAATAAAATCAATTGTTTACAAAAACATTTTTCTATTCATAAAAAAGATTATTGTAGTAGACGTGGATTACTCAATATGGTATCACATCGTAAAAAATTATTACATTATTTAAAAAATAAAAATATATTACGTTATACTAACATAATTGATCAATTACAATTACGTCGTTAA
- a CDS encoding leucyl aminopeptidase: protein MKYNIKYSSLDEKNPDCLILGLFENSNIDGLMQDLDQRSNGYISEMINTKEIEGKLGQFLLLYDLPAIPAKRIILFGCGKQDAFDVCIYKKIFKKSINIIRELPVSNVHYFFSELNVKDLSIYWKIRFAIESIQNRLYHFDKFKTTKLKLFSSLNSIFFNIKHNDNMSYAKIALEHGIAISKGTKFAKNLSNTPPNICTPSYLAVKAKQLSLKHPNIMNTNVIDCNSMRNLGMNAYLSVGQGSKNKSLMSIIKYNGDKRHHSKNIVFIGKGVTFDSGGISIKPSKHMDEMKYDMSGAAVVFGLMVIISELKLPLNVIGILACCENMPSAKSFRPSDVLTTMSGKTVEVLNTDAEGRLVICDVLTYVKRFNPEIVIDIATLTGACVVALGNDVTGLMSNDVMLAQDLEKAGGQTDDKVWQLPLFKEYYKSLESNIADINNTGGNVAGAITAACFLSEFAKQYKWAHLDIAGTAWISGDKKCSTGRPIPLLSQFLLNILKNLK from the coding sequence ATGAAATATAATATAAAATACAGTAGTTTAGATGAAAAAAACCCTGATTGCCTAATTCTTGGGTTGTTCGAAAATTCAAACATTGATGGATTAATGCAAGATTTAGACCAACGTTCTAATGGTTACATTAGCGAAATGATCAATACAAAAGAAATAGAAGGAAAGTTGGGTCAATTTTTATTATTGTATGATCTTCCTGCTATTCCTGCAAAACGAATTATATTGTTTGGATGTGGAAAGCAAGATGCATTCGATGTATGTATATACAAAAAAATTTTTAAAAAAAGTATAAATATAATTCGAGAATTACCAGTTTCCAATGTTCATTATTTCTTTTCTGAACTTAATGTTAAAGATTTAAGCATATATTGGAAAATTAGATTTGCAATAGAATCTATTCAGAATCGTTTGTATCATTTTGATAAATTTAAAACTACGAAATTAAAACTGTTTTCTTCATTAAATAGTATTTTTTTTAATATAAAGCACAACGACAACATGTCTTATGCTAAAATAGCATTGGAACATGGAATAGCAATTTCAAAAGGAACAAAGTTTGCTAAAAATTTATCAAATACTCCACCTAACATTTGCACTCCTTCGTATTTGGCTGTTAAAGCTAAACAATTATCTTTAAAACATCCTAATATTATGAATACTAATGTTATTGACTGTAATAGTATGAGGAATTTAGGTATGAATGCATATTTATCTGTTGGACAAGGATCTAAAAATAAATCTCTAATGTCCATAATAAAATATAATGGAGATAAAAGACATCATTCAAAGAACATTGTTTTTATAGGAAAAGGGGTTACTTTTGATTCTGGTGGTATTTCTATTAAGCCGTCAAAACATATGGATGAAATGAAATATGATATGTCTGGAGCAGCAGTTGTTTTTGGACTGATGGTTATTATTTCTGAATTAAAATTACCTTTAAATGTTATAGGAATATTAGCGTGTTGCGAAAATATGCCTAGTGCAAAATCTTTTCGTCCCAGTGATGTTTTAACAACAATGTCTGGAAAAACAGTAGAAGTATTAAACACAGATGCTGAAGGTCGATTAGTGATTTGCGATGTGCTTACGTATGTTAAAAGATTTAATCCTGAAATAGTCATTGATATAGCTACTTTGACTGGCGCATGTGTTGTTGCATTAGGAAATGATGTTACAGGTTTGATGTCTAACGATGTTATGTTAGCACAAGATTTAGAAAAAGCTGGTGGTCAAACCGATGACAAAGTATGGCAGTTACCTTTGTTTAAAGAATATTATAAAAGTTTAGAATCAAATATAGCTGATATTAATAATACTGGGGGAAATGTAGCTGGTGCGATTACAGCAGCTTGTTTTTTATCTGAGTTCGCCAAGCAATATAAGTGGGCTCATTTAGATATTGCTGGAACTGCTTGGATTTCAGGAGACAAAAAATGTTCCACAGGACGTCCTATTCCATTACTTTCTCAATTTCTTTTAAACATATTAAAAAATTTAAAATGA
- a CDS encoding RidA family protein has protein sequence MKIMIDTKKIINPIGPYTTAIQIENLIFVSGQISNAIDLNNSSNNIVIQTQEILNNIKLILKKAKTNIENIVKTTIFITNLKKLDIVNEIYKKFFLKYSTYFPTRSCIEVSKLPQNALIEIEVIAYKKS, from the coding sequence ATGAAAATTATGATCGACACAAAAAAAATAATTAATCCTATTGGTCCTTATACAACAGCAATACAGATAGAAAACTTAATTTTTGTATCTGGACAAATTTCTAATGCCATAGATTTAAATAATAGTAGCAATAATATTGTTATTCAAACTCAAGAGATATTAAATAATATTAAGTTAATTTTAAAAAAAGCTAAGACAAATATTGAAAACATCGTAAAAACTACTATATTCATAACTAATTTGAAAAAATTAGATATTGTCAACGAGATATATAAAAAATTTTTTTTAAAATATTCTACTTATTTTCCAACCAGATCTTGTATCGAAGTATCTAAATTACCTCAAAATGCTTTAATTGAAATTGAAGTTATTGCTTATAAAAAATCATAA